A window of the Planctomycetota bacterium genome harbors these coding sequences:
- a CDS encoding pyruvate ferredoxin oxidoreductase produces MASPVPFDYTNRVLKPGYTSCLGCGEALAMRIVAQAAGPRSIFTNCTGCSEIFTSRYPQSSWSAPWIHSLFENAAAIASGVYYALKHKGKLEGTNIIAMGGDGGTA; encoded by the coding sequence GTGGCATCACCCGTACCGTTCGATTACACCAATCGCGTCCTGAAACCCGGATACACCTCCTGCCTCGGCTGCGGCGAAGCGCTCGCCATGCGCATCGTCGCCCAGGCCGCAGGACCGCGGTCCATTTTCACCAACTGCACCGGATGCTCCGAGATCTTCACCTCGCGCTATCCCCAATCCTCCTGGTCGGCCCCCTGGATCCACAGCCTGTTCGAAAACGCGGCGGCCATTGCCTCCGGCGTTTATTACGCCCTCAAGCACAAGGGGAAACTCGAAGGCACGAACATCATCGCCATGGGCGGCGACGGCGGCACCGCA